One Bacillota bacterium genomic window carries:
- a CDS encoding chemotaxis protein CheA: MDLSDYQAIFTAEATEYLNALGDNLLLLEKNPEDQEILAELFRAAHSLKGMSATVGLEDLSSLAHDMETLLDQFRKQTLAVSSQAITVLLQAVEAMEKMLAQFAEDPSAYRPASREDLSKKIYALIEGKSLASETTEEEEKSEVGSGQWELVPLEKVDTAQPIYRVEIQLADDVQMKSVRAYMVHRALSELGNIVASEPSLEDLKEERFDLKFCFTLVTVHPLEKIEKVLIGIPDLLLFQINRISSEQLVPKKESQEREETREVSRTRARDFIRVDTQRIDALVNLTGELTITRNNIMEALDLTQDTDLVDAVRRLDRLTTDLYRGIMKLRMVPIRELFERFPRMVRNLAIEQNKEVELVISGEDTELDRSIVNHLADPLVHLVRNAVDHGVEPKEERIRKGKSPQAQVILRAYQEGGYVVIEIRDDGAGINVERVREKAIQKGLLTADEASKLPREEVIQYVFHPGFSTRDKVTDISGRGVGMDVVKKTVDSMKGSVYIDTKEDQYTQITIRLPLTLAITRTLLVKDQAGAYYAIPVDVVVENLRIRSQELKQVYEQGVINLRGEVVPIISLQEILTGDKTEYNTNVLWVVVVQAHRRKLGLVVDQLVGQLEVVTKTLPKALLHHQGVAGATVLGSGEIALIIDVNNLLHTGRGRG, translated from the coding sequence GTGGATTTGAGCGATTACCAGGCGATATTCACCGCCGAAGCTACCGAATACCTCAATGCCCTGGGGGACAATCTCCTGCTTTTGGAGAAGAACCCCGAGGACCAGGAGATACTTGCGGAACTGTTTCGGGCTGCCCACAGCCTAAAAGGTATGTCTGCCACGGTGGGCCTAGAGGATCTTTCGTCTTTGGCCCATGACATGGAGACCCTGTTGGACCAGTTTCGCAAACAGACCCTTGCGGTTTCCTCCCAGGCCATCACTGTCCTTCTCCAAGCGGTGGAAGCGATGGAAAAGATGCTGGCCCAGTTTGCCGAGGACCCCAGCGCCTACCGGCCCGCCTCTCGAGAGGATCTGTCGAAGAAGATCTATGCCCTTATCGAAGGAAAATCCCTTGCGTCGGAGACTACTGAAGAAGAGGAAAAATCAGAGGTTGGTTCAGGCCAGTGGGAACTGGTCCCCCTGGAGAAAGTCGATACCGCGCAACCCATTTACCGGGTGGAAATACAGCTTGCGGACGACGTGCAGATGAAATCGGTCCGGGCTTACATGGTACACCGGGCCTTGAGTGAGTTGGGGAACATCGTGGCCAGTGAGCCCTCCCTGGAGGATCTAAAGGAAGAACGGTTTGACCTGAAATTCTGCTTCACGCTGGTTACTGTCCATCCCCTAGAGAAGATCGAGAAGGTCCTCATTGGGATTCCTGATCTGCTCCTTTTTCAGATAAACCGGATCTCCTCGGAACAACTGGTCCCGAAAAAGGAAAGCCAGGAGCGGGAGGAGACCCGGGAAGTTTCCCGCACCCGGGCCCGAGATTTCATCCGGGTGGACACTCAACGCATAGATGCTTTGGTGAATCTTACCGGAGAGCTGACCATCACCCGGAACAATATCATGGAGGCCTTGGATCTCACCCAGGATACCGATTTGGTGGACGCGGTGCGTCGCTTGGATCGTCTGACCACAGATCTGTATCGGGGAATTATGAAGTTGCGCATGGTGCCCATTCGGGAGCTTTTTGAACGCTTCCCCCGGATGGTGCGTAACCTCGCTATCGAGCAGAACAAGGAAGTGGAGTTGGTTATCTCTGGCGAGGACACCGAACTGGATCGTTCCATTGTGAACCACCTGGCGGATCCCTTGGTGCACCTAGTGCGCAATGCTGTCGACCACGGCGTTGAACCCAAGGAAGAGCGGATACGCAAGGGCAAATCTCCCCAGGCCCAAGTTATCCTGCGGGCCTACCAAGAGGGGGGCTACGTGGTTATCGAGATCCGGGATGATGGGGCGGGCATCAATGTGGAGCGAGTGCGGGAAAAGGCGATCCAAAAGGGTCTTCTCACCGCCGATGAAGCCTCCAAGCTGCCTAGGGAAGAAGTCATTCAATATGTTTTCCACCCGGGTTTTTCCACCAGGGATAAAGTCACCGATATTTCCGGTCGGGGTGTGGGGATGGATGTGGTCAAGAAAACGGTTGACTCGATGAAAGGTTCTGTGTATATTGACACTAAGGAAGATCAGTATACACAGATCACCATCCGGCTGCCCTTGACCTTGGCTATCACCCGGACTTTGTTGGTGAAGGACCAGGCGGGAGCCTACTATGCTATCCCGGTGGATGTGGTGGTGGAAAACCTACGGATCCGCAGTCAGGAACTGAAGCAGGTCTATGAACAAGGTGTGATCAACCTCAGGGGAGAAGTGGTTCCGATCATCTCCTTGCAGGAGATTTTAACCGGAGACAAAACAGAATATAACACCAATGTGCTTTGGGTAGTGGTGGTCCAGGCCCACCGGAGGAAGTTGGGGCTAGTGGTGGATCAGTTGGTGGGCCAGCTGGAAGTGGTCACCAAGACATTGCCCAAGGCCTTGTTACATCATCAAGGTGTTGCCGGCGCCACCGTCTTAGGTAGCGGTGAGATCGCCTTAATCATTGATGTGAACAACTTGTTACACACGGGTCGGGGGAGAGGATAA
- a CDS encoding response regulator, with the protein MSKNVLIVDDTAFMRMMLKKILVQNGFNVVGEAGNGQEAIELYQELKPDIVTMDITMPKMDGITAITKIKEQDPNAVIIVCSAMGQKQMVIQALSAGAKDFIVKPFEEERVIEALRKALTS; encoded by the coding sequence TTGTCCAAGAACGTACTTATTGTCGACGACACTGCTTTCATGCGCATGATGCTGAAAAAGATATTGGTGCAAAACGGCTTCAATGTGGTGGGGGAAGCCGGTAACGGCCAGGAGGCCATCGAGCTTTACCAAGAACTAAAACCAGACATTGTTACCATGGATATTACCATGCCCAAGATGGATGGTATTACTGCCATCACGAAAATTAAAGAGCAGGATCCCAATGCAGTAATCATTGTCTGCAGCGCCATGGGGCAGAAGCAAATGGTGATTCAGGCCCTTAGCGCCGGTGCCAAGGACTTTATTGTCAAACCCTTTGAGGAGGAGCGGGTTATCGAGGCCTTAAGGAAGGCGCTGACGAGTTAA
- a CDS encoding chemotaxis protein CheD — protein MEEYLVGLGDYAVISGKGIIKTLGLGSCVGVAIYDRINRVAGLSHVFLASANGRYRGDNPGKYADLAIPLLYEQMLREGAQPSFLQAKIAGGGQLFVGMEGPLLNVGAQNVQAVREQLKKLGIRLAGEVVGGNKGRSMSIDAATGIVTINTAGKVTVL, from the coding sequence ATGGAGGAATATCTTGTCGGTTTAGGGGATTATGCCGTAATCAGCGGGAAAGGGATTATCAAGACCTTGGGCCTAGGTTCTTGCGTCGGCGTGGCCATCTACGATAGAATAAACCGGGTGGCAGGTTTATCCCACGTTTTCCTGGCCAGCGCCAACGGTCGGTACCGGGGGGATAATCCCGGCAAGTATGCAGATTTGGCAATCCCCCTCCTATACGAACAGATGCTTCGGGAAGGAGCCCAGCCCAGCTTCCTGCAGGCCAAAATCGCCGGCGGAGGCCAGCTTTTTGTGGGTATGGAAGGCCCTCTGCTCAATGTGGGGGCCCAGAACGTGCAAGCGGTGCGGGAGCAACTGAAGAAGCTGGGGATTCGGCTGGCTGGCGAAGTGGTGGGAGGAAACAAGGGACGGTCGATGTCCATCGACGCTGCCACCGGGATCGTAACCATTAACACCGCGGGCAAGGTGACTGTACTTTAG